One Triticum dicoccoides isolate Atlit2015 ecotype Zavitan chromosome 4B, WEW_v2.0, whole genome shotgun sequence genomic window carries:
- the LOC119293828 gene encoding probable cytokinin riboside 5'-monophosphate phosphoribohydrolase LOGL3, producing MSQASRFKRMCVFCGSSQGNKSSYHDAAIDLANQLVGGGIDLVYGGGSIGLMGLVSQAVYHGGRHVIGVIPKTLMTPEIVGEMVGEVRPVADMHQRKAEMARQSDAFIALPEDIMQCNAMHSARAKLYVRSNMHLTRSGGYGTLEELLEVITWAQLGIHHKPVGLLNVEGYYDSLLTFIDQAVEEGFINPAARRIIVSAPTAHQLMEKLEKYVPYYDMVASRLDWKTDRLEF from the exons atgAGTCAGGCGAGCAGATTCAAGCGGATGTGCGTCTTCTGCGGCAGCAGCCAGGGCAACAAGAGCAGCTACCACGACGCCGCCATCGACCTCGCCAACCAGCTC GTGGGTGGGGGCATCGACCTGGTCTACGGCGGCGGCAGCATCGGGCTGATGGGGCTCGTCTCCCAGGCCGTCTACCACGGCGGCAGGCACGTCATCGG GGTCATTCCCAAGACTCTCATGACACCCGAG ATCGTCGGGGAGATGGTGGGGGAGGTGAGGCCGGTGGCCGACATGCACCAGCGGAAGGCCGAGATGGCCAGGCAGTCGGACGCCTTCATAGCCCTGCCTG AAGACatcatgcaatgcaatgcaatgcattCCGCACGTGCGAAACTGTACGTACGTAGTAACATGCATCTCACCCGTTCAGGAGGGTACGggacgctggaggagctgctggaggTGATCACGTGGGCGCAGCTAGGAATCCATCACAAGCCG GTTGGTCTGCTGAACGTGGAGGGGTACTACGACTCGCTGCTCACCTTCATCGACCAGGCCGTGGAGGAAGGCTTCATCAACCCCGCCGCCCGCCGCATCATCGTCTCCGCCCCCACCGCCCACCAGCTCATGGAGAAGCTCGAG AAGTACGTGCCTTACTACGACATGGTCGCGTCCAGGCTGGACTGGAAGACGGATCGCCTAGAGTTCTGA